Proteins from a single region of Cytophagaceae bacterium:
- a CDS encoding HXXEE domain-containing protein, with protein MDIVKKYWSNFGGLMACFILINIALSDHSFLEINSLIWLNFTAMLVHQFEEYSYPGQFPKFYNETILKSNKILKYPLTTNGILLVNVGLAWTFYIISGILGDSAYWFALGLALISLSNGMLHTFMFFYLKRYNPGLITSLVIFIPFGFYLIYRIQPFLTQEDILSGIIIFIFGSAAIPVSIFFTSKFS; from the coding sequence ATGGATATCGTTAAGAAATATTGGTCAAATTTTGGAGGTCTTATGGCTTGCTTTATTTTGATAAATATTGCTCTGTCTGATCACTCATTTCTGGAAATAAATTCACTTATCTGGTTAAATTTTACTGCGATGTTGGTTCATCAATTTGAAGAATATTCTTATCCCGGCCAATTCCCGAAATTTTACAATGAAACCATACTTAAAAGTAATAAAATTTTAAAATACCCTTTAACTACCAATGGCATTTTACTGGTCAACGTAGGCCTGGCGTGGACTTTTTATATTATATCAGGCATTTTAGGGGATTCTGCTTATTGGTTTGCATTGGGATTGGCATTGATTTCTCTTTCCAACGGAATGCTACATACCTTCATGTTTTTTTATCTGAAAAGATACAATCCCGGATTAATTACGAGCCTAGTAATTTTTATTCCCTTTGGATTTTATTTAATTTATAGAATCCAGCCTTTTCTCACTCAGGAGGATATTCTTTCAGGAATCATCATTTTTATTTTTGGGTCAGCAGCTATTCCTGTTTCTATTTTTTTCACGAGTAAATTTTCATAA